One region of Brachybacterium saurashtrense genomic DNA includes:
- a CDS encoding demethylmenaquinone methyltransferase, with amino-acid sequence MSRADLEKQPQDVATMFDGIAGRYDLMNDIAALGQVGMWRNLMVDALDLAAGEAVLDLAAGTGTSSAAIARAGGKVVAADFSLGMMSEGRRRGAPVPFVGADGQHLPFADGVFDAAVISFGLRNVHQPRQALAEMVRVVRPGGRVVVCEFSTPSWAPLRTVYEKYLLRAMPAVAGRFATTVDAYEYLAESILEWPDQESLRGWFEAAGLERTQFRNLSGGIVALHRGVVPAAAAGHLAQPA; translated from the coding sequence ATGAGCCGTGCCGATCTCGAGAAGCAGCCCCAGGACGTCGCGACCATGTTCGACGGCATCGCCGGGCGCTACGACCTCATGAACGACATCGCCGCGCTGGGACAGGTGGGCATGTGGCGGAACCTGATGGTCGATGCCCTCGATCTCGCCGCGGGGGAGGCCGTGCTGGACCTCGCCGCCGGGACCGGCACCTCGAGCGCGGCGATCGCGCGTGCCGGCGGGAAGGTGGTGGCCGCGGACTTCTCGCTGGGCATGATGAGCGAGGGCAGGCGCCGCGGTGCCCCCGTGCCGTTCGTGGGAGCGGACGGACAGCACCTTCCCTTCGCCGACGGCGTGTTCGACGCCGCGGTGATCTCCTTCGGACTGCGCAACGTCCACCAGCCCCGGCAGGCGCTCGCGGAGATGGTCCGGGTGGTGCGGCCGGGCGGCCGCGTGGTCGTGTGCGAGTTCTCCACGCCGAGCTGGGCGCCGCTGCGCACCGTGTACGAGAAGTACCTGCTGCGGGCGATGCCTGCGGTGGCCGGTCGCTTCGCCACGACGGTCGACGCCTACGAGTACCTCGCCGAGTCGATCCTGGAGTGGCCGGACCAGGAGTCGCTGCGGGGGTGGTTCGAGGCCGCGGGCCTCGAGCGCACCCAGTTCCGCAACCTCAGCGGCGGGATCGTGGCGCTCCACCGGGGAGTGGTGCCCGCGGCCGCTGCGGGACACCTCGCACAGCCGGCCTGA